One Delphinus delphis chromosome 16, mDelDel1.2, whole genome shotgun sequence genomic window carries:
- the LOC138414304 gene encoding syncytin-1-like, whose protein sequence is METPVVPRGYTHMQDCGGITAYLVQEYRVTGASQNWQCYHKPKPLPPRATCPCSTFQESMHSMCYSSYQQCIGANNKTYFTAILQNNKSPTISDDNKYLQAGCTGTPGTPVCWNTRAPTHMSDGGGPQDAVRQIETRRQIEEAYRHLYPQLSYHPLILPKVDPSELDSQTMSILEATFALLNTTNPNLAQDCWLCLPQGPPRPIAIPTFANLNISERCNPTSLPEPFPIQFSKFSTTFNTSCFVKNDSLSNASIDLGILSSTGCSQYIPVNSSLCSPNTTVFVCGSNLAYTYLPPNWTGVCTLATLLPNVDLISGDTPLPIPSFDLWAGRTKRAITVLPLLVGLGITGAVATGSTGLGVSLHSYSQLSRQLIEDVETLSGTIQDLQDQLDSLAEVVLQNRRGLDLLTAEQGGICLALKEKCCFYANKSGIVRNKIHQLQEDLARRRQELADNPLWSGFHGMLPFLLPILGPLLCLLLLLTIGPCILSKVMNFVRERINTVQLMILRTQYQPCEASEIEETEP, encoded by the coding sequence ATGGAGACTCCTGTTGTTCCCCGAGGGTATACTCATATGCAGGACTGCGGGGGCATAACTGCGTATCTTGTTCAGGAATATAGGGTTACCGGGGCCTCTCAAAACTGGCAATGCTACCATAAGCCTAAGCCACTTCCCCCTCGAGCTACTTGCCCCTGTTCTACCTTCCAGGAATCAATGCATAGCATGTGCTATTCCTCTTACCAGCAATGTATAGGGGCCAATAACAAGACTTATTTCACAGCCATACTACAGAATAATAAAAGCCCCACCATTAGTGATGATAATAAATACCTTCAGGCTGGATGCACTGGCACCCCCGGGACCCCGGTATGCTGGAATACCAGGGCCCCCACACATATGTCAGACGGTGGGGGGCCCCAGGACGCAGTGCGCCAGATAGAAACCCGAAGACAAATAGAAGAGGCCTATCGGCATCTGTACCCACAGCTCAGCTACCACCCCCTAATTCTCCCTAAGGTCGATCCCTCTGAATTGGACTCCCAGACCATGTCCATACTAGAAGCTACTTTTGCGCTTTTGAATACCACCAACCCCAACTTAGCACAGGATTGCTGGCTCTGCCTTCCTCAAGGACCGCCCCGCCCTATAGCCATCCCCACCTTCGCCAATTTAAATATCAGCGAACGATGTAACCCTACTTCACTCCCCGAGCCGTTCCccatacaattttcaaaattttcaaccaCCTTTAATACCTCATGCTTTGTCAAGAACGATTCCCTCTCTAACGCCAGTATTGACTTGGGAATCCTTTCATCCACTGGATGTAGTCAATATATCCCCGTGAACTCCTCCCTCTGTAGTCCTAATACCACTGTCTTTGTCTGTGGAAGTAACCTAGCATACACCTATTTACCCCCGAATTGGACAGGGGTCTGCACCCTGGCCACCCTTCTCCCCAATGTAGACCTGATCTCGGGAGACACCCCGTTGCCCATTCCCAGCTTTGACCTCTGGGCAGGCAGAACCAAACGAGCCATTACAGTCCTACCCCTCCTGGTAGGATTAGGAATTACAGGAGCTGTGGCCACAGGGAGTACAGGTCTTGGGGTCTCCCTTCACTCCTATAGTCAGCTGTCTAGGCAATTAATAGAAGATGTAGAAACTCTCTCTGGGACCATTCAGGACTTACAGGACCAATTAGATTCGCTGGCCGAGGTGGTCCTACAGAATAGGAGGGGCTTAGACTTACTGACAGCTGAACAGGGTGGGATATGCCTCGCCCTAAAAGAAAAGTGTTGTTTCTATGCAAATAAATCAGGCATTGTAAGAAATAAGATccaccagctccaggaagacCTAGCTCGCCGCCGGCAAGAATTAGCGGATAATCCCCTTTGGTCAGGTTTTCATGGGatgctccccttcctcctccccatcctgGGCCCTCTACTatgcctccttctccttctcactATAGGCCCCTGTATACTCAGTAAAGTCATGAATTTTGTTCGCGAAAGAATAAATACAGTCCAGCTAATGATATTAAGAACACAATATCAGCCCTGCGAGGCCTCAGAAATTGAAGAAACGGAGCCTTGA
- the LOC138414305 gene encoding LOW QUALITY PROTEIN: uncharacterized protein (The sequence of the model RefSeq protein was modified relative to this genomic sequence to represent the inferred CDS: substituted 1 base at 1 genomic stop codon), translated as MGQAQSTPLSLLLANFGDVKSRGHSFSLDIWRRKLITFCRSEWPTFGVGWPTEGTFCLPIILKVKSRVFLPGKEGHPDQIPYILVWQDLVENPPPWMTPFLSSGSYKILAARPTKPPKPQTRTAPILSDSQDLLLLDPPPYQSPPVAPRPVPLPAPGSAPLPLVEPPAAPPGGPPRPEPEDREAEALPVPLPNENNSQGPAGRTRGRTQRDPGFRHPDSTIALPLREIGPPDETGNPRLQYWPFSTSDLYNWKTQNARFSDNPKDLIALLDSVMFTHRPTWDDCQQLLRILFTTEERERIQLEARKLVPGDDGQPTANPDLINAAFPLTRPPQDDWDYNTGEGRGRLLIYRQTLMAGLRAAARKPTNLAKVYSIVQGKTETPSSYLERLMEAFRQYTPMDPEAPENQAAIVMSFVNQAAPDIKKKLQKLEDLEGKQIQDLLRIAQRVFNNRDAPEDKQLKATEKMTKVLAAIVQKDQEGPPATRPSRRPLDRDQCAYCKEKGHWARECPKKRQPRPNQGQWQPNATPVLFTHDTKXGGRGSDPLPEPRVTLRVEGKPVQFLVDTGAQHSVLVKPHGKISNKSSWVQGATGVKRYLWTTQRTVDLGTGRVTHTFLVIPDSPCPLLGRDLFTKMGAQIHFRPEGPIVTDPHDQPISVLTLNLEDEYRLHQEPPSQNQDIELWLQQFPEAWAETGGMGLAKHRPALFIEIKPGADPARVRQYPMPLEAKTGITPHIRRLLDLGILRPCQSAWNTPLLPVRKPNSKDYRPVQDLREVNRRVIDIHPTVPNPYTLLSALCPEKQWYTVLDLKDAFFSLPLAPKSQELFAFEWSDPERGINGQLTWTRLPQGFKNSPTLFDEALHEDLSEYRRQNPNVTLLQYVDDLLIAAETAEACLQGTRNLLRTLGTLGYRASAKKAQICRPEVTYLGYLLKGGQRWLTDARKETVLRIPRPTTPRQVREFLGSAGFCRLWIPKFAEMAKPLYLATKEQTPFEWTEEAEQSFQQIKTALLSAPALGLPDVSKPFHLFVDESKGIAKAVLTQPLGPWPRPVAYLSKKLDPVAAGWPPCLRMIAATALMVKDADKLTMGQELHVTTPHAIDGVLKQPPDRWMSNARLVHYQGLLLNPLRISYTPPRALNPASLLPDPDLDSPLHDCAEVLAQIHGVREDLRDQPLPDAQVTWFTDGSSFVQQGQRYAGAAVTSETEVIWAETLPPGTSAQKAELIALTQALKMSKGQKATIYTDSRYAFATAHIHGAIYRERGLLTAEGKDIKNKEEILALLAAIWEPKKLAIVHCPGHQKPTNPVTRGNNLADQTARKAAHTPIPLLPLQLPDPGPRELPPQPDYSEDDIRWMSKLPLTQVRDGWWRDAKNNILLPERLGTLVLERIHRSTHLGARRLQDLIRQTGLKIKNVSEKTERLVADCAVCQLHNASTHPPTTGIRERGNQPGAYWEVDFTEVKPGKYGYKYLLVFIDTFSGWTEAFPTKNETARIVAKKLLEEILPRYGFPVMIGSDNGPAFVSKVSQDLASILGANWKLHCAYRPQSSGQVERMNRTLKETLTKLTMETGANWVVLLPYALFRVRNSPYKLGFTPYEIMHGRPPPIIPNLKTNLIQLDPENNLLSSLQALQRIHETIWPKLKELYATGPPPTPHQLRPGDWVLVKRHRQETLEPRWKGPYQIILTTPTAIKVDSIAAWIHHTHVKPVDPFSDLIKSTKADVTWTVDRSKNNPLKLTLRRTLPHDDQGTADSPNDSPNPQPSGHEGRIRPSPQ; from the coding sequence ATGGGCCAAGCACAGAgtacccccctctccctccttctcgctaATTTCGGGGATGTAAAGTCCCGAGGACACAGCTTCAGTCTGGATATCTGGAGAAGAAAACTAATTACCTTCTGCCGCTCTGAATGGCCAACTTTCGGGGTTGGCTGGCCCACCGAGGGTACCTTTTGTCTTCCTATAATCCTAAAAGTTAAATCTAGAGTTTTCTTGCCAGGAAAAGAAGGCCATCCGGACCAGATCCCCTACATCCTGGTATGGCAGGACCTGGTAGAAAACCCTCCTCCCTGGATGACCCCCTTTTTGTCATCAGGGTCATATAAGATCCTTGCGGCCCGACCAACTAAACCTCCCAAGCCTCAGACCCGAACTGCACCCATACTCTCTGACAGCCAAGACCTCCTTCTCCTAGACCCCCCCCCATATCAATCTCCTCCTGTGGCCCCACGACCAGTCCCCCTTCCtgctcctggctctgctcctctccccttggtagaacctcctgcagcccctcccggaGGGCCACCCAGGCCAGAACCGGAGGACCGAGAGGCAGAGGCACTACCGGTCCCCCTGCCCAATGAAAATAATTCCCAGGGGCCGGCTGGGCGCACTCGCGGACGCACTCAGCGCGACCCAGGGTTCCGCCATCCTGATTCTACCATAGCCCTACCCCTGCGAGAAATAGGCCCTCCCGATGAGACAGGGAACCCCCGACTCCAGTATTGGCCATTCTCTACCAGTGACCTATATAATTGGAAAACCCAGAATGCCCGTTTTTCTGATAATCCTAAAGACTTGATAGCTCTTCTAGATAGCGTTATGTTCACTCATCGGCCCACCTGGGATGACTGCCAACAGCTCCTCCGGATCCTATTCACTACCGAAGAACGGGAGCGAATCCAGCTGGAGGCGAGAAAACTGGTTCCTGGAGATGATGGTCAACCCACCGCTAACCCTGACCTCATCAATGCAGCCTTTCCCTTAACTCGCCCCCCGCAGGATGATTGGGACTATAACACCGGAGAAGGTAGGGGACGACTGCTCATTTATCGCCAGACTCTAATGGCGGGTCTCCGGGCTGCCGCGCGCAAGCCCACTAATTTGGCCAAGGTATATTCAATCgtacaaggtaaaacagaaactCCCTCCTCTTATTTAGAAAGATTAATGGAAGCCTTTAGGCAGTATACCCCTATGGATCCAGAGGCCCCCGAAAATCAGGCCGCCATTGTAATGTCCTTCGTTAACCAGGCAGCCcctgatattaaaaagaaactccAGAAGTTAGAAGATCTGGAGGGCAAACAGATACAGGACTTACTCCGTATCGCCCAGCGCGTCTTTAATAACCGGGACGCCCCAGAGGATAAACAACTTAAAGCCACTGAGAAAATGACTAAAGTCTTGGCCGCCATTGTTCAGAAAGACCAAGAGGGCCCCCCAGCCACTCGACCTTCCAGGCGACCATTGGATAGAGATCAATGTGCCTATTGCAAGGAAAAGGGCCACTGGGCTCGGGAATGCCCCAAGAAAAGGCAGCCGCGCCCCAACCAGGGGCAATGGCAACCGAACGCCACCCCAGTCCTGTTTACACATGATACAAAGTAGGGGGGACGGGGTTCGGACCCCCTCCCCGAACCCAGGGTAACCCTACGAGTGGAGGGGAAACCAGTCCAATTCCTGGTGGATACAGGGGCACAGCATTCGGTCTTGGTTAAGCCCCACGGGAAAATTTCTAACAAATCCTCCTGGGTCCAGGGAGCTACGGGAGTTAAACGTTACCTTTGGACCACTCAGAGAACTGTGGACTTGGGCACGGGGAGGGTAACCCATACCTTTCTGGTCATTCCCGATAGCCCTTGCCCCTTACTGGGGAGAGACTTATTCACTAAAATGGGAGCACAAATTCATTTTCGGCCAGAGGGGCCAATCGTAACAGACCCTCACGACCAACCCATATCTGTGCTCACCCTGAACTTGGAAGATGAGTACCGACTTCACCAGGAACCACCCTcccaaaatcaagatatagagTTATGGCTTCAGCAGTTCCCCGAAGCATGGGCAGAAACAGGGGGGATGGGACTAGCCAAACACCGCCCAGCCCTATTCATAGAGATCAAACCGGGGGCAGATCCTGCACGTGTCCGACAGTATCCCATGCCCCTAGAGGCCAAGACTGGTATCACTCCTCATATTCGCCGGCTTCTTGACCTGGGGATACTGCGTCCCTGCCAGTCGGCCTGGAATACACCCCTGCTGCCAGTCCGCAAACCTAACAGTAAAGACTACCGCCCAGTGCAGGACCTGAGGGAAGTTAACAGACGGGTCATAGACATCCATCCTACTGTGCCCAATCCATACACTCTTTTGAGCGCCCTTTGTCCAGAAAAACAATGGTATACTGTGCTGGACCTCAAAGATGCCTTTTTTAGTTTACCCTTGGCGCCCAAAAGTCAAGAACTCTTTGCCTTCGAATGGTCAGACCCCGAGAGAGGTATAAACGGACAACTCACCTGGACCAGACTTCCCCAAGGATTCAAAAACTCGCCTACCTTGTTTGATGAGGCCCTACACGAGGATCTCAGTGAGTACCGGAGACAAAACCCCAATGTAACCCTTCTGCAGtatgttgatgatctcttaataGCTGCTGAGACCGCTGAAGCCTGCCTGCAGGGAACCAGAAACCTCCTGCGGACTCTCGGCACCCTGGGATACCGAGCCTCTGCCAAGAAAGCACAGATCTGCAGGCCTGAGGTAACTTACCTGGGATACCTATTGAAAGGGGGGCAACGATGGCTCACAGATGCACGGAAGGAAACCGTCCTCCGCATCCCCAGACCCACCACGCCTCGACAGGTGAGGGAATTTTTGGGGTCGGCTGGGTTCTGCCGTTTATGGATACCCAAATTTGCTGAAATGGCCAAACCGCTATACCTAGCCACCAAAGAGCAGACGCCCTTTGAATGGACAGAAGAGGCTGAGCAGTCATTTCAGCAGATCAAAACTGCCTTGCTGTCCGCACCCGCCCTGGGTCTCCCTGATGTCTCCAAGCCCTTCCACCTCTTTGTAGATGAAAGCAAAGGCATAGCTAAGGCCGTGTTGACCCAGCCCCTCGGTCCTTGGCCCCGGCCTGTTGCTTACCTATCAAAAAAATTGGACCCAGTGGCTGCCGGCTGGCCTCCTTGCCTCCGGATGATCGCCGCCACGGCCCTAATGGTAAAGGATGCTGACAAACTAACTATGGGGCAGGAGTTACATGTCACCACCCCCCACGCCATCGACGGGGTTCTCAAACAGCCTCCCGACCGATGGATGAGCAATGCTCGATTGGTCCACTACCAGGGTCTACTGTTAAATCCCCTCAGAATCAGCTACACTCCGCCGCGGGCATTAAACCCTGCCTCCCTATTACCTGACCCAGATTTGGACTCCCCACTCCATGACTGTGCAGAGGTACTGGCCCAGATCCATGGGGTTCGGGAAGACCTACGTGACCAGCCCCTACCGGATGCACAAGTCACATGGTTCACTGACGGCAGCAGCTTTGTCCAGCAAGGTCAGAGGTATGCGGGGGCAGCAGTAACATCAGAAACTGAGGTGATATGGGCAGAGACTCTCCCCCCAGGGACCTCAGCCCAAAaagctgaattaattgccctgacCCAAGCTCTCAAGATGAGCAAAGGCCAAAAAGCCACCATATACACAGACAGCCGGTATGCTTTCGCTACCGCACATATACATGGGGCAATATACCGAGAGCGGGGactactcacagcagagggcaaaGACAtcaagaacaaagaggaaatcctGGCCTTGCTAGCGGCCATATGGGAACCCAAAAAGCTAGCCATTGTACACTGCCCGGGGCATCAAAAACCCACGAATCCAGTCACCCGAGGCAACAATTTGGCAGACCAGACGGCTCGAAAGGCGGCACACACTCCAATACCATTACTTCCCCTGCAACTGCCGGATCCAGGCCCCCGGGAACTACCGCCCCAACCCGACTACTCGGAGGATGACATCAGATGGATGAGCAAGCTTCCTCTAACCCAGGTTAGAGACGGATGGTGGCGGGACGCTAAAAACAATATCCTCCTTCCTGAGAGACTAGGAACCCTGGTCCTTGAACGGATCCACCGTAGCACCCACTTGGGCGCCCGACGGCTACAGGATCTCATCAGGCAGACtggacttaaaattaaaaatgtctccgAGAAGACTGAACGACTGGTTGCTGACTGTGCAGTCTGCCAACTCCATAATGCCAGCACCCACCCGCCAACCACTGGCATCCGGGAGAGAGGAAACCAGCCTGGAGCCTACTGGGAAGTGGACTTCACGGAGGTAAAGCCTGGCAAATATgggtataaatatttactggtgtTTATAGATACCTTTTCAGGTTGGACTGAGGCATTCCCAACCAAGAATGAGACTGCACGAATAGTAGCTAAGAAGCTACTAGAAGAGATCCTGCCCAGGTATGGCTTTCCAGTTATGATAGGGTCCGACAACGGGCCAGCCTTCGTTTCTAAGGTAAGTCAGGATCTGGCTTCCATACTTGGGGCtaattggaaattacattgtgcaTACCGCCCCCAGAGTTCAGGACAGGTAGAAAGGATGAATAGAACACTAAAAGAGACCTTGACTAAATTGACCATGGAGACTGGCGCTAACTGGGTAGTCCTACTCCCCTACGCTCTGTTTAGGGTGCGAAATTCCCCCTATAAGCTAGGATTTACTCCCTATGAAATAATGCATGGTAGGCCTCCTCCTATCATCCCTAATCTAAAGACTAACCTTATCCAATTGGACCCAGAAAATAATCTCCTGTCTTCCCTCCAAGCCTTACAGCGGATACACGAGACAATCTGGCCCAAACTAAAAGAGCTATATGCAACAGGACCCCCACCTACTCCACACCAGCTCCGGCCAGGTGACTGGGTCCTTGTCAAACGCCATCGACAAGAGACCCTAGAACCCAGGTGGAAAGGACCTTACCAGATCATCCTGACAACGCCGACAGCCATTAAGGTGGACAGCATAGCTGCCTGGATCCATCACACGCACGTCAAGCCGGTGGACCCATTTTCTGACCTCATCAAGTCCACTAAAGCTGACGTCACCTGGACTGTTGACCGGAGTAAGAACAATCCCCTCAAACTGACTTTGCGCCGTACCCTCCCCCATGATGACCAAGGTACTGCTGATAGCCCTAATGATAGTCCTAACCCTCAACCCTCGGGCCACGAGGGGAGGATTCGGCCCTCCCCCCAATAA